Proteins co-encoded in one Afipia sp. P52-10 genomic window:
- a CDS encoding ABC transporter ATP-binding protein, protein MSTSATGQHGSAVSLRGVTKVFASGVQGLGPFDLDVAAGEFVSLLGPSGCGKSTALRLIAGLTMPTSGTVALDAVQAERQRSIGFVFQEPTLMPWASVWDNVYLPLRLQRHGRDSIRDRVDAALASVGLADFAKAYPRELSGGMKMRVSLARALVTDPDILLMDEPFAALDEITRFRLNNDLLDLWQRSRRTIVFVTHSVFESVYLSQRVVVMTSRPGRVSEAFGIGTSEPRGETFRTSADYVGYCRDVSQALARASDTKAA, encoded by the coding sequence ATGTCCACATCCGCAACCGGCCAGCATGGCAGCGCCGTCAGCCTGCGCGGCGTCACCAAGGTTTTCGCCAGCGGCGTGCAGGGGCTTGGTCCGTTCGACCTTGACGTGGCGGCGGGCGAATTCGTTTCGTTGCTGGGGCCGTCCGGGTGCGGCAAGTCGACGGCGTTGCGCCTGATCGCGGGGCTCACGATGCCGACCTCGGGCACGGTCGCGTTGGACGCGGTTCAGGCGGAGCGGCAGCGCTCGATCGGCTTCGTGTTTCAGGAGCCGACGCTGATGCCGTGGGCAAGCGTGTGGGACAACGTCTATCTTCCGCTCCGCCTGCAACGGCACGGCCGCGACAGCATCCGCGACCGCGTCGATGCAGCCCTGGCCTCGGTCGGGCTTGCGGATTTTGCCAAGGCTTATCCACGCGAACTGTCCGGCGGCATGAAGATGCGCGTCTCGTTGGCGCGTGCGCTGGTCACCGATCCGGACATTCTGTTGATGGATGAGCCGTTCGCGGCGCTCGACGAGATCACGCGGTTTCGCCTCAACAACGACCTGCTCGATCTCTGGCAACGGTCGCGCCGGACGATCGTCTTCGTCACGCATTCGGTGTTCGAGTCGGTGTATCTGTCGCAGCGCGTCGTGGTGATGACGTCCAGGCCCGGACGCGTCAGTGAAGCGTTCGGCATCGGCACGAGCGAACCGCGCGGCGAGACGTTCCGGACCTCGGCCGATTACGTCGGCTATTGCCGCGATGTGTCGCAGGCGCTGGCGCGGGCCAGCGACACGAAGGCCGCATGA
- a CDS encoding ABC transporter permease, which yields MILRYALPLGTFAIGLLAWDLVVRLNDIPPYVLPSPGLVFSTLVRDWPILSQSLLVTLLTTFEGFAAAAVGGIALAFLFNRSRLLEYSLYPYAVILQVTPVVAIAPLLLIYLPQQAAVVACAWIVAFFPVLANTTLGLNSVDRNLKELFALYGASGEQTLWHLKLPSALPHILGGLRIAGGLSLIGAVVAEIAAGSAGAGSGLAYRIAESGYRLNIPRMFAALVLLSVTGIVIFMTLSLISHLVLRRWHESALGKES from the coding sequence ATGATCCTGCGATACGCGCTGCCGCTCGGCACGTTCGCGATCGGCCTTCTGGCCTGGGACCTGGTCGTCCGTCTCAATGACATTCCGCCCTATGTGCTGCCGTCGCCGGGGCTGGTGTTTAGCACGCTGGTCCGGGATTGGCCGATCCTGTCGCAGTCGTTGCTGGTGACGCTGCTGACGACGTTCGAGGGATTTGCCGCGGCGGCTGTCGGCGGCATTGCGCTGGCCTTCCTGTTCAACCGGTCACGCCTGCTCGAATACTCGCTGTATCCCTATGCCGTGATCCTGCAGGTCACGCCGGTCGTCGCCATCGCTCCGTTGCTGCTGATCTATCTGCCGCAGCAGGCGGCCGTCGTGGCCTGTGCCTGGATCGTGGCGTTCTTCCCGGTGCTGGCGAACACCACGCTCGGCCTGAACTCGGTCGATCGGAACCTGAAGGAGCTGTTTGCTCTCTATGGCGCCTCGGGCGAACAGACCTTGTGGCATCTGAAACTGCCCTCGGCATTGCCGCACATTCTCGGTGGCCTGCGGATCGCTGGCGGCCTGTCGCTGATCGGCGCGGTGGTGGCGGAGATCGCCGCCGGCTCGGCGGGCGCCGGTTCCGGACTGGCGTACCGGATCGCGGAATCCGGCTACCGCCTCAACATTCCCCGAATGTTCGCGGCGCTGGTGTTGCTCTCCGTCACCGGCATTGTCATCTTCATGACCCTGTCGCTGATATCGCATCTTGTGCTACGTCGCTGGCATGAAAGCGCGCTTGGAAAGGAAAGCTGA
- the treS gene encoding maltose alpha-D-glucosyltransferase — MNVRASLHRNTGTTITPAGDTLWYKDAIIYQLHVKAFADSNNDGIGDFAGLIEKLDYLQDLGVTALWLMPFYPSPGRDDGYDIADYGAINPDFGTMKDFRRFIAEAKRRGLRVITELVINHTSDQHPWFRRARRSPPGSSARDWYVWSDSDQKYKGTRIVFPDVEKSNWTWDPEAKAYYWHRFFSHQPDLNFDNPRVVDAVSRVMKRWLEAGVDGFRLDAVTYLCEREGTTNDNLPETHAVIKHLRKQMDAYAKDRIFLAEANLWPEDVQSYFGNGDECHMAYHFPLMPRIYMAIAQEDRFPIADILRQTPDIPFNCQWAMFLRNHDELTLEMVTDSERDYLWSTYAADPRARINLGIRRRLAPLMDNDRRKIELMNSLLLSFPGTPIVYYGDEIGMGDNIYLGDRNGVRTPMQWSPDRNGGFSRADPARLFAPVIMDPVYGYEAVNVEAQSRSISSLLSWMKRLIAVRKSTLAFGRGSMAFVRPSNRAVLAYVRQYQDEVILCVANLSRSAQAVELDLSPWKGRIPLEMLGRAEFPTIGDRPYMITLAPYGFYWFKLTEKPASPLDSPALVPEFETLVIPAGSTWESLGRTRGVFDRDVLPTYFSRMRWFAAESNSDGNGNQPVSAALAAMVPFADSADNTAVPWLAIVDTQKPHAGRYLIPMQIDWHPFDREQFNPNALAAVRQGSREGTLLDVAANPDFIALLLQAMRAKVSTEALGYRLEFEATGALAAKPPKSLSPIRLFDTGHASTTVKAGDHYIVKIQRKLESGVDPEIEVGSFLSGVAGFANTPALLGTVKLVHGGHRTAIASVHAFIQNQGDAWAVTASYLDRFIDEQRLLGNSDATTESDELLSYQRYMALAGKRVAEMQTALASRDDIEDFRPEAAAPDDVAHLIDDAVTRAKHLNARLRRARASIPESTAPLVDQLLAAEHQLYRQFEELLSSKPDWMKIRTHGDLHLAQMLVVKDDIYIINLEGEPHLPLAQRRRKGPAARDVAGVIRSIDYSVGAVRERMLKVSTDDQGRLGAALESWRAQSITTFLHSYDETLTRVGLWPQSKQSADRMLHFFLLQKAVQEIDHELRNRPDWLRVPLAAALRLLQVTP, encoded by the coding sequence ATGAACGTCAGAGCCTCCCTTCATCGAAACACCGGAACGACCATCACCCCAGCGGGCGACACCCTGTGGTACAAGGACGCGATCATCTATCAGCTTCACGTCAAGGCGTTTGCCGACAGCAACAATGACGGCATCGGCGACTTCGCCGGACTGATCGAGAAGCTTGATTACCTGCAGGATCTCGGCGTCACCGCGCTCTGGTTGATGCCGTTCTATCCCTCGCCGGGGCGCGACGACGGCTACGACATCGCCGACTACGGCGCGATCAATCCCGACTTCGGCACAATGAAGGACTTCCGCCGCTTCATCGCCGAGGCGAAGCGGCGCGGCCTGCGCGTCATCACCGAGCTCGTCATCAACCACACCTCGGACCAGCATCCCTGGTTCCGACGCGCCCGCCGCAGCCCGCCGGGTTCGAGCGCCCGCGACTGGTATGTCTGGAGCGACAGCGACCAGAAATACAAAGGCACGCGCATCGTCTTCCCGGACGTCGAGAAATCCAACTGGACCTGGGATCCGGAAGCCAAGGCCTATTACTGGCATCGCTTCTTCTCGCACCAGCCCGATCTCAACTTCGATAATCCGCGCGTGGTCGATGCCGTGTCGCGGGTGATGAAGCGCTGGCTGGAGGCCGGCGTCGATGGCTTCCGCCTCGACGCGGTGACCTATCTCTGCGAACGCGAAGGGACCACCAACGACAACCTTCCCGAAACCCATGCGGTGATCAAACATCTGCGCAAGCAGATGGACGCCTACGCCAAGGACCGCATCTTCCTCGCCGAAGCCAATCTGTGGCCGGAGGATGTGCAGAGCTATTTCGGCAACGGCGACGAATGCCACATGGCCTATCACTTCCCGCTGATGCCGCGCATCTACATGGCGATCGCCCAGGAGGACCGTTTCCCGATCGCCGATATCCTGCGGCAGACGCCGGACATCCCGTTCAACTGCCAGTGGGCGATGTTCCTGCGCAACCACGACGAGCTGACGCTGGAGATGGTGACCGACAGCGAGCGCGACTACCTGTGGTCGACCTACGCTGCCGACCCGCGCGCCCGCATCAATCTCGGCATCCGCCGCCGTCTCGCGCCGCTGATGGACAACGATCGCCGCAAGATCGAGCTGATGAATTCGCTGCTGCTGTCGTTTCCGGGAACGCCGATCGTCTATTACGGTGACGAGATCGGCATGGGCGACAACATCTATCTCGGCGACCGCAACGGCGTTCGCACGCCGATGCAGTGGTCGCCCGATCGCAACGGCGGCTTCTCGCGCGCCGACCCCGCCCGGCTGTTCGCTCCAGTGATCATGGACCCGGTCTACGGCTACGAGGCGGTCAACGTCGAGGCGCAATCGCGCAGCATTTCCTCGCTCTTGAGCTGGATGAAGCGGCTGATCGCCGTGCGCAAATCGACCCTGGCTTTCGGCCGCGGCAGCATGGCCTTCGTACGTCCGAGCAACCGCGCGGTGCTCGCCTATGTCCGGCAGTATCAGGACGAGGTCATCCTGTGCGTCGCCAACCTCTCGCGCTCGGCACAGGCGGTCGAACTCGACCTGTCGCCCTGGAAGGGGCGGATCCCGCTGGAGATGCTCGGCCGCGCCGAATTCCCGACGATCGGCGACCGGCCGTACATGATCACGCTCGCGCCCTATGGCTTCTACTGGTTCAAGCTGACCGAGAAGCCGGCCTCGCCGCTCGATTCGCCGGCGCTGGTGCCGGAATTCGAAACGCTGGTGATTCCGGCCGGCTCCACCTGGGAGTCGCTCGGCCGCACCCGCGGCGTGTTCGACCGCGACGTGCTGCCGACCTACTTCTCGCGAATGCGCTGGTTCGCAGCCGAGAGCAACAGCGACGGTAACGGCAATCAGCCCGTTTCCGCAGCGCTCGCTGCGATGGTGCCGTTTGCCGACAGTGCAGACAACACCGCCGTTCCATGGCTGGCGATCGTTGATACCCAGAAACCGCATGCGGGCCGCTATCTGATCCCGATGCAGATCGACTGGCACCCGTTCGACCGCGAGCAGTTCAACCCCAATGCGCTCGCCGCCGTACGCCAAGGCTCTCGCGAGGGCACCCTGCTGGACGTTGCCGCCAATCCCGACTTCATCGCGCTGTTGCTGCAGGCGATGCGGGCAAAAGTCTCGACCGAGGCGCTCGGCTACCGGCTCGAGTTCGAGGCAACCGGTGCGCTCGCGGCCAAGCCGCCGAAATCGCTCAGTCCGATCCGCCTGTTCGATACCGGACACGCCTCGACCACCGTGAAGGCCGGCGACCACTACATCGTGAAGATCCAGCGCAAGCTCGAAAGCGGCGTCGATCCCGAGATCGAGGTCGGCAGCTTCCTGTCCGGTGTCGCAGGCTTTGCCAACACGCCGGCGCTGCTCGGCACGGTCAAGCTTGTGCATGGTGGCCATCGCACCGCGATCGCCAGCGTCCATGCCTTCATCCAGAATCAGGGAGACGCGTGGGCGGTCACCGCCTCCTATCTCGATCGCTTCATCGACGAACAGCGGCTGCTCGGCAACAGCGACGCCACCACCGAGAGCGACGAGCTGCTCTCCTACCAGCGCTATATGGCACTCGCCGGCAAACGTGTCGCGGAGATGCAGACGGCGCTCGCCAGCCGCGACGATATTGAAGATTTTCGGCCCGAGGCGGCGGCACCCGACGATGTCGCTCATCTGATCGATGATGCGGTGACGCGGGCGAAGCACCTCAATGCTCGGCTGCGCCGCGCCCGCGCCTCGATTCCGGAATCGACGGCACCGCTGGTCGATCAACTGCTCGCAGCCGAACACCAGCTCTACCGTCAATTTGAAGAGCTGTTGTCGAGCAAGCCCGACTGGATGAAGATCCGCACCCACGGCGATCTTCACCTCGCGCAGATGCTGGTGGTGAAGGACGATATCTACATCATCAATCTCGAAGGCGAGCCGCATTTGCCGCTCGCGCAGCGGCGGCGCAAGGGGCCGGCGGCGCGCGACGTGGCCGGCGTGATCCGTTCGATCGATTACTCCGTCGGCGCCGTCCGCGAACGTATGCTGAAGGTCTCGACCGACGACCAGGGGCGGCTTGGTGCCGCACTGGAGAGCTGGCGGGCGCAATCGATCACCACATTCCTGCACAGCTATGATGAAACGCTGACGAGGGTCGGACTCTGGCCGCAGTCAAAGCAGTCCGCAGACCGGATGCTGCATTTCTTCCTGCTGCAGAAAGCCGTACAGGAAATCGATCACGAGCTGCGGAATCGGCCGGACTGGCTGCGGGTCCCGCTTGCAGCGGCACTGCGGTTGCTGCAAGTGACACCCTAA
- a CDS encoding ABC transporter ATP-binding protein: MPVTNSAAVAKSDEAKPFLSINNIEVVYNHVILVLKGVSLQVPAGGIVALLGANGAGKTTTLKAVSNLLHAERGEVTKGSIVFDGAEVQSLSPNEVVQRGCIQVMEGRRCFAHLTIEDNLMTGAFTRRDGKAAIAADLDRVYTYFPRLRERRMSIAGYTSGGEQQMCAIGRALMSRPRMILLDEPSMGLAPQIVEEIFEIVRDLNRKERVSFLLAEQNTTMALRYADHGYILENGRVVMDGEARALSTNEDVKEFYLGIAGDKRKSFREVKHYKRRKRWLA; encoded by the coding sequence ATGCCGGTGACGAATTCAGCCGCCGTGGCCAAGTCAGACGAAGCGAAGCCGTTCCTGTCGATCAACAACATCGAGGTGGTCTACAACCACGTCATCCTGGTGTTGAAAGGCGTATCGTTGCAGGTGCCGGCGGGTGGCATCGTTGCGCTGCTCGGCGCCAACGGCGCGGGTAAGACGACGACACTGAAGGCGGTCTCGAACCTGCTGCATGCCGAACGCGGCGAGGTCACCAAGGGCTCGATCGTGTTCGACGGCGCGGAGGTGCAGTCGCTGTCCCCGAACGAGGTGGTGCAGCGCGGCTGTATTCAGGTGATGGAGGGACGGCGCTGCTTCGCCCATCTCACCATCGAGGACAATCTGATGACCGGAGCGTTCACGCGTCGTGACGGCAAGGCCGCGATCGCCGCCGATCTCGATCGGGTCTACACCTACTTCCCGCGTCTGCGGGAGCGGCGGATGTCGATCGCGGGCTACACGTCCGGCGGCGAGCAGCAGATGTGCGCGATCGGCCGCGCCCTGATGTCGCGTCCGCGCATGATCCTGCTCGACGAACCGTCGATGGGGCTTGCGCCGCAGATCGTCGAGGAGATCTTCGAGATCGTCCGCGATCTCAACCGCAAGGAGCGGGTTTCCTTCCTGCTCGCCGAGCAGAATACGACGATGGCGCTGCGCTATGCCGACCATGGCTACATTCTGGAGAACGGCCGGGTGGTGATGGATGGCGAGGCGCGGGCGCTGTCGACCAACGAGGATGTCAAAGAATTCTATCTCGGCATTGCCGGCGACAAGCGGAAGTCATTTCGCGAGGTGAAGCACTACAAGCGCCGCAAGCGCTGGCTGGCGTAA
- a CDS encoding phenylacetate--CoA ligase family protein encodes MSSSYYDDLEVRPAPMREQAIAERLPATIAAALKAPGWARQLAGVDPAAVTSREALAKLPLLRKSDLVALQKAAPPFGGFNTVAPGQAKRILMSPGPIFEFQALGEDIYGAGRAAFAAGIRAGDIAINCFSYHLTPGAYVLETGLEAVGCAVIPGGVGNTEQQVDAIAHVRPSAYAGTPDFLKVLLDHAAKTGRDVSSLRRGLVSGAALPPSLRDELRIRGVSVLQCYAIAEAGVIAYESSAREGLIVAEHLLVEIVKPGTGDPVADGEVGEVVVTSFNPFYPMIRLATGDLSAVLPGESPCGRTNMRIRGWLGRADQTTKVKGMFVHPGQVVEVGKRHPQLGRVRLVVTRANEQDQMTLHAECAMPSQALVQEVGVTLQAVTKLRGEVALVAPASLPNDGKVIADERPV; translated from the coding sequence ATGAGCAGCAGCTATTACGACGATCTCGAGGTGAGGCCGGCTCCAATGCGCGAGCAGGCGATCGCGGAGCGTTTGCCTGCGACGATTGCCGCGGCGCTGAAGGCTCCCGGCTGGGCCCGGCAGCTCGCCGGCGTCGATCCTGCGGCCGTCACCTCGCGCGAGGCGCTGGCGAAGCTGCCGTTGCTGCGCAAGTCCGATCTCGTTGCCTTGCAGAAGGCCGCGCCGCCGTTCGGCGGCTTCAACACGGTGGCGCCGGGTCAGGCCAAGCGCATCCTGATGTCGCCGGGGCCGATCTTCGAATTTCAGGCGCTTGGTGAGGACATTTATGGTGCAGGCCGAGCTGCGTTCGCCGCTGGCATCCGGGCTGGCGATATCGCCATCAATTGCTTTTCCTATCATCTGACGCCGGGCGCCTATGTGCTGGAGACCGGACTGGAGGCGGTGGGCTGCGCCGTCATCCCCGGCGGTGTCGGCAACACCGAGCAGCAGGTGGATGCGATCGCCCATGTGCGCCCATCCGCCTATGCGGGCACGCCGGATTTCCTGAAGGTGCTGCTCGATCATGCCGCGAAGACGGGCAGGGATGTGTCGTCGCTGAGGCGTGGACTCGTTTCGGGCGCGGCGCTGCCGCCGTCGTTGCGCGATGAGCTTAGGATCCGTGGCGTGTCCGTGCTGCAGTGTTATGCGATTGCCGAGGCCGGCGTGATCGCCTACGAGTCGAGCGCGCGCGAGGGCTTGATCGTCGCTGAGCATCTCTTGGTGGAGATCGTCAAGCCGGGCACCGGCGATCCGGTCGCCGACGGCGAGGTCGGCGAGGTGGTCGTCACCTCGTTCAATCCGTTCTATCCGATGATCCGGCTCGCTACGGGAGACCTGTCGGCGGTGTTGCCGGGGGAATCGCCCTGCGGGCGGACCAACATGCGCATCCGGGGCTGGCTCGGCCGGGCGGATCAGACCACCAAGGTCAAGGGCATGTTCGTTCACCCCGGTCAGGTCGTGGAGGTCGGCAAGCGCCACCCACAACTCGGCCGCGTGCGGCTTGTGGTGACCCGCGCGAACGAGCAGGACCAGATGACGCTGCATGCCGAATGCGCCATGCCGTCGCAGGCATTGGTGCAGGAGGTCGGTGTCACGTTGCAGGCGGTGACCAAGCTGCGCGGCGAGGTCGCGCTGGTCGCGCCGGCCAGTCTGCCGAACGACGGCAAGGTGATCGCCGACGAGCGGCCGGTTTAG
- a CDS encoding creatininase family protein, which translates to MRARSPNDWTDLDWPQLAGGDPSRLIAVLPLGATEQHGPHLPLGTDIMIGEAYLARVKDMLPPTLPVLFLPQQPVGISTEHIAFPGTLTLPTEIALQNWSALGASLARAGIRKLVMVTSHGGNSAAMSLVAQDLRAQHAMLAVTTSWSRFGVPDGLFDDAEIRHGIHGGAIETSIMLAAWPDQVRTDKIANFAPSSVAMARDFTWLSAGRPVPFAWAAQDLHPSGAVGDATQASADKGHAVLDHGARAFCDLLQDVARFDLQRLAHEPDSRV; encoded by the coding sequence ATGCGCGCACGTTCGCCAAATGACTGGACCGACCTCGACTGGCCGCAGCTTGCGGGCGGCGATCCGTCGCGCCTGATCGCGGTGCTGCCGCTGGGCGCCACAGAACAGCATGGGCCGCACCTGCCGCTCGGCACCGACATCATGATCGGCGAGGCTTATCTCGCGCGGGTGAAGGATATGCTGCCGCCGACGCTGCCGGTGCTGTTTCTGCCGCAGCAACCCGTCGGCATCTCCACCGAGCACATTGCGTTTCCCGGCACATTGACGCTGCCGACCGAGATCGCGTTGCAAAACTGGTCAGCGCTCGGCGCAAGCCTCGCGCGCGCCGGCATCCGCAAGCTGGTGATGGTGACGAGCCACGGCGGCAACAGCGCCGCGATGAGCCTGGTCGCGCAAGATCTGCGTGCACAGCACGCGATGCTGGCGGTGACCACGAGCTGGTCGCGATTCGGCGTGCCGGACGGCCTGTTCGACGACGCCGAAATCCGTCACGGCATCCATGGCGGGGCGATCGAAACGTCGATCATGCTCGCCGCCTGGCCCGATCAGGTGCGCACCGACAAGATCGCCAACTTCGCCCCGTCCAGCGTGGCGATGGCGCGCGATTTCACCTGGTTGAGCGCCGGCCGGCCGGTGCCGTTTGCCTGGGCGGCGCAGGACCTGCACCCGAGCGGTGCGGTCGGTGACGCGACGCAGGCCAGCGCCGACAAGGGCCACGCCGTGCTGGACCATGGTGCGCGGGCGTTCTGCGACTTGCTGCAAGACGTCGCCCGATTCGACCTGCAACGGCTGGCGCACGAGCCGGATTCTCGCGTTTAA
- a CDS encoding ABC transporter substrate-binding protein, whose translation MSIAKLVRLLTVALIVAGMPVLAAAQTPSAPQTAALDKVSFGTNWVAQAEHGGFFQAVADGTYKRYGLDVTIVPGGPNVNNRILMISGKIDFFMSANSLQTFDAVTNNIPTVAVASMFQKEPQVLLAHPEANVKTLEDLKPLTLFISKEGIVSYFQWLKTEYGFDENKVKPYTFNPQPFLADKKSAMQGYVSSEPFTVEKQGGFKPSIVLIADYGFNSYSTLIETRRALAESKPDLVQRFVDASIVGWYTYIYGDNSAGNAMIKKLNPEMTDDLLKFSVEKMKEYGIVDSGDTLKDGIGAMSDARMTSFFDKMVKAGVVRADIDYRKGYTLRFVNKGVGLNLRPKN comes from the coding sequence ATGAGCATCGCCAAGCTTGTGCGATTGTTAACAGTAGCCCTGATCGTTGCGGGAATGCCGGTGCTGGCCGCTGCGCAAACGCCGTCAGCGCCTCAGACTGCTGCCCTCGACAAGGTGTCTTTCGGGACCAACTGGGTGGCGCAGGCGGAACATGGCGGCTTCTTCCAGGCGGTCGCGGACGGCACCTATAAGAGGTATGGCCTCGACGTGACCATCGTGCCCGGCGGGCCCAACGTCAACAACCGCATCCTGATGATCTCGGGCAAGATCGACTTCTTCATGTCGGCGAACTCGCTGCAGACGTTCGATGCGGTGACCAACAACATTCCGACCGTGGCCGTGGCGTCGATGTTCCAGAAGGAGCCGCAGGTCCTGCTCGCGCATCCGGAAGCCAATGTGAAGACGCTCGAGGATCTGAAGCCGCTGACGCTGTTCATCTCGAAGGAAGGCATCGTCAGCTACTTCCAGTGGCTGAAGACCGAGTACGGTTTCGACGAGAACAAGGTGAAGCCCTACACCTTCAACCCGCAGCCGTTCCTCGCTGACAAGAAGAGCGCGATGCAGGGCTATGTGTCGTCCGAGCCGTTCACCGTCGAAAAGCAGGGCGGGTTCAAGCCGAGCATTGTGCTGATCGCCGACTACGGCTTCAACAGCTATTCGACGCTGATCGAAACCCGACGCGCGCTTGCCGAAAGCAAGCCGGATCTGGTGCAGCGGTTCGTCGATGCGTCGATCGTCGGCTGGTATACCTACATCTATGGCGACAACTCCGCCGGCAATGCCATGATCAAGAAGCTCAATCCGGAGATGACCGACGATCTCCTGAAGTTCTCGGTCGAGAAGATGAAGGAGTACGGGATCGTCGATTCCGGCGATACGCTGAAGGACGGGATCGGCGCGATGAGCGATGCACGGATGACGAGCTTCTTTGACAAGATGGTGAAGGCCGGCGTCGTGCGCGCCGATATCGACTATCGCAAGGGCTACACCCTGCGCTTCGTCAACAAGGGCGTGGGATTGAACCTGCGGCCGAAGAACTAG
- a CDS encoding ABC transporter substrate-binding protein, whose amino-acid sequence MLRTTLILAAAAIGASAAAAPALAQQNEQYMPALVYRTGPYAPNGIPFANGVMDYWNLVNERDGGVNGVKLVGEECETGYATDKGVECYERMKGKGPTGASYFSPLSTGITFALTEKVPADKIPLLTMGYGRSESRDGSVFPWNFIAAGSYWTAADVAIQHIAKEFGGLDKLKGKKISLVYHDSPYGKEPIPALEARAKQDGFIFKAIPVTHPGVEQKSQWLSIRQDRPDYVLLWGWGVMNPTAISEAAAVGYPRDKIIGVWWAGAEPDVVPGGEQSVGYKALMLQHGAGKYPVHADIEKFLIAKGKAQVKAEDAGHVLYNRGLLNSMIGVEAIRTAQKKFGNKPLTGEQIRWGFENLDLTAARIKELGFEGMIQPMKFSCMDHQGADVARVQQWDGKGWKIISDYYTADRKILDAMVKDAAAKYATEKKITPRDCSKES is encoded by the coding sequence ATGCTTCGAACAACGTTGATCCTGGCGGCGGCCGCGATCGGTGCGTCTGCCGCGGCTGCGCCGGCTCTGGCGCAACAGAACGAGCAATACATGCCGGCGCTGGTCTATCGCACCGGCCCTTACGCGCCGAACGGCATTCCGTTCGCCAACGGCGTGATGGACTACTGGAATCTCGTCAACGAGCGCGATGGCGGCGTCAACGGCGTCAAACTCGTGGGCGAGGAATGCGAAACCGGCTACGCCACCGACAAGGGGGTCGAATGCTATGAGCGCATGAAGGGCAAGGGGCCGACCGGCGCCTCGTACTTCTCGCCGCTGTCGACCGGGATCACCTTCGCGCTGACGGAGAAGGTACCGGCCGACAAGATTCCGCTTCTGACCATGGGCTACGGCCGCTCGGAAAGCCGTGACGGTTCGGTGTTCCCGTGGAATTTCATCGCCGCCGGCAGCTATTGGACTGCGGCCGACGTGGCGATCCAGCATATCGCCAAGGAGTTCGGCGGGCTCGACAAGCTGAAGGGCAAGAAGATCAGCCTCGTCTATCACGACAGCCCCTATGGCAAGGAGCCGATTCCGGCGCTGGAGGCGCGAGCGAAGCAGGACGGATTCATCTTCAAGGCGATTCCGGTGACGCATCCAGGCGTCGAGCAGAAATCGCAGTGGCTGTCGATCCGGCAGGATCGGCCGGACTATGTGCTGCTGTGGGGGTGGGGTGTGATGAACCCGACGGCGATCTCGGAGGCGGCTGCCGTCGGCTATCCGCGTGACAAGATCATCGGCGTGTGGTGGGCCGGTGCGGAGCCGGATGTGGTGCCGGGCGGCGAGCAGTCGGTCGGCTACAAGGCGCTGATGCTGCAGCATGGCGCGGGCAAGTATCCGGTGCACGCCGATATCGAGAAGTTCCTGATCGCGAAGGGCAAGGCCCAGGTGAAAGCCGAGGATGCGGGCCATGTGCTCTATAACCGTGGCCTGCTGAACTCAATGATCGGCGTCGAGGCCATCCGCACCGCGCAGAAGAAGTTCGGCAACAAGCCGCTCACCGGCGAGCAGATCCGCTGGGGCTTCGAGAACCTCGATCTCACGGCGGCGCGCATCAAGGAGCTCGGCTTCGAAGGTATGATCCAGCCGATGAAGTTCTCCTGCATGGACCATCAGGGGGCGGACGTCGCTCGCGTTCAGCAGTGGGACGGCAAAGGCTGGAAGATCATCTCCGACTACTACACCGCGGATCGCAAGATCCTCGATGCGATGGTCAAGGATGCCGCGGCGAAGTACGCCACGGAGAAGAAGATCACGCCGCGCGACTGCTCGAAGGAGAGCTGA